In one Umezawaea sp. Da 62-37 genomic region, the following are encoded:
- a CDS encoding phosphopantetheine-binding protein, whose translation MTIEVEIKQYVVASFAPDVPPDQLPSDLDLLDNGVVDSLGLLRLIAWVGDKYDIPVDEMNISPLQFSSVDSIQEFILETRSFV comes from the coding sequence GTGACGATCGAAGTCGAGATCAAGCAGTACGTGGTGGCCAGCTTCGCCCCCGACGTCCCACCCGACCAGCTCCCCTCCGACCTGGACCTGCTGGACAACGGCGTGGTGGACAGCCTCGGCCTGCTGCGGCTCATCGCGTGGGTGGGCGACAAGTACGACATCCCGGTCGACGAGATGAACATTTCCCCCCTCCAGTTCAGCTCGGTCGACTCCATCCAGGAATTCATCCTGGAAACGCGCAGTTTCGTCTGA